The Blastocatellia bacterium genomic sequence CGGCCAGCTCAAAGTCATCGAACACGATTACGACCCGGAGACCGGCAGAGCGGCGCGCTGGGCGACGGAAAACGATCTCGTGATGCTCGACCTTGAGCGTCGCGGCATCCGTGTCAAGCGCGTCGGCGCGGCGGGGCCGTTTCGCTCGCCGCAGGGCACGATCATCGTTTATTACACGCGCCGCAGCGATGGCCGCATCGTCTTGTACACCGGGCCGCGCAGCAGCGAAGTCAACGGCGACATGGGCCTCGCCAACAACGAGATCATCCGCGAATTCCTCGCCCAACAGAACGCCGCAGGGAGGAAGCCATGACAGGGCTGAAGATTACCCGGCTCAAACTGACCGAGGCGGCAGCGGCGCAATTCGAGGCGTTGGGGCTGACGCTTGCCGACCTGGTTTGCGTCATCTGTTTTGCGCGCAAGATACAGGACAGTGATGCGCAGACCTACCGCTTCGACATCGAGCGAGTCCCCGCTGACATTAGAAGCGAGTTGCAACATCTCGCCGGCGTCGAACTGCGCGTCATCTCGGGCGCTATCGTCGGTGCGACGCGGCTGGCCATGAATGAAAAGAGCACGCCCGGTTTCCTGACAGGTGCCGGCTGTGAAGCCAAGGAGGAGAAGCGATGATGAACGATCCCATTATCCGCAATGTCACGAAGAACCTCATGCCATCGAGCCTGCTCCGGCAGATCGCCGCACGCCCGGCGCTGTATCAGGCGTGGCGCAAGGTCAAAGCCAATCGCGGCGCGGCAGGGATTGATGCCGTCGGCGTTCACGCCTTTGAGCGCGACCTCGACGCTAACCTCGCGGAGCTGTCGCGCAACCTGCTTGATGGCACTTATGAGCCGCTGCCGTCGCGCTATGTGCAGATTCCCAAAGACAACGGCAAAGCGCGCGAACTGGCGATTCCGACCGTGCGTGATCGCGTTGCGCAACGCGCCGTCCTCGACCGTATCGAGCCGTTGTTCGAGCCGCAAATGCTCGACTGCTCATTCGCTTTCAGAGCCGGGCGCTCGGCGGAGATGGCCGTGCAGCGCATCGTCGTCGCCCGCGCCCAGGGCCGCCGCTGGACGGTTGATGCGGACATCCAAGACTTCTTTCCTTCGATCAATCACCAGCTGCTTCTTGAAGACTTGGCCGCTGTCATCGACACGGAAGACGTGCGGCATTTGATCAAGCTCTGGCTCGACGCCGGCGCGCTCGATGGCGCGCGCCCGACGGCAGGCTTTCTGGCGCGCTGGCGGGCGACGCTGACGGATGCACATCTGGCGGTGCGTGAAGCGATGAACGGCATGTTCAAAGATCTGCTATCACAAAAACTGGGGGTTGACGGCGACGCCCTTTCTGCCAACGCCTTCACTGATGAAGCCTTGCTCGAAGAGGATGCCGTAAGCGGCGAGATGGCAAGCGCAAAGCCGTCGCCGGGCAAAGCAGCGGTGCGGCGTCTGGTACAGGACGGGCTATTGCTGGCGATAGCCGAGCGCGCCGCCTTGCGGGGGCTGCTTTCCGCGAAAGGGTTGGGATTGGGCGGTGCCGCAGTCGCGCTGGCGCTGGCCACCCCGCCTGTCGTCAGAAAGTTGCGCGAGATGGCCTCACCAAAGACCGGCGCGTTGCAAGGCGCGCCGCTGTCGCCGCTGTTATCGAATGTCTATCTGACGGCGTTCGACAGGGCGCTTGTGGCGCGCGGTCATAAGTTGATCCGCTACTGCGATGACTTCGTGATTCCCTGCGCGAGCGAAAGCGAAGCGCGCCAGGCCTTCGGCGACGCCCGTGAGGCTTTGAAAGCGAAACGCTTGCAACTTCACTCGGAGAAGTCGCGGCTGGTTTCGCCCACGGAAGGGTTTATCTTTCTCGGTTATGAGTTCACGACGGCGGGCCGCGTCGTGCCGCCACCGAACATCCCGGAAGTCGTCGCCCGGCGCGTCGTCGAGTTCACCGACCAGACAATGAAGCGCTTTGCTGGCAAAGCTTCGCGGGTAGCGGTGCAGACGGAAAGCCGCGCCAGGAGCGCCTTCGGGCAAATCAAAGAGCGCCTCAAGAAAGGCAGACCGTAACCGAATGGTCATTTGTCCTTTGTCAGTTGTTAGTGATCTCAATCGTTGGGCAGTAACCGAAAAGCCGTGACCAATGACCAACAACGAATGACCAATGACTAAAATCGTTATCATGTATGACATCTCGGATGACCGGACGCGAACGAAACTCTTCAAGCTGTTGAAGCGTTACGGCGAGCCGGTGCAATTGAGCATCTTCGAGGCGATCATCAGCGAAGCGCAGTTCGCCGAGATGCGCGGCGAGGTTGCCCGCGTGATTGGCAGCGATGCCGCTCAGGTACGTTATTACGAGATCTGTCAAACCTGTGATCGTGGCATCGTAATCTTTGGCCAAGCCAGGACGACCGTTCTCTCTGCGGTGTATATCGCCTAAGCATCTGCCTGCCGATTTTTCTATGTCAAAACCGGCTCTCGCAATTGACAAACGCTTTGCGCCGGAATAAAGTAGCCGCACTTGTAAAACAGCTCTAGCTAACCCCATGAAAGCGAAAAATGGGGGGAGGTTAGCCAGAAGTAGCTAACTGTTGAGATATTTGAAAATAGAATAAGAATCCCCCTTGAAAACAATTTGAAGGAACGATGATTTTGCGATGAAAAAACAGGGTTAGCCGGAATGGGCACTTAAAGCCCTGAAAATAAAAGCCGCAAAATGGGGTATCTTTGAATTGAAGACGCGATTGATAGCGGATTGAAACTTCAGACCTTGAGAAGTCGGGCCATCGCTTCGAGTGCTTTGAATTGAAGACGCGATTGATAGCGGATTGAAACTCGGACCAATCCGGAGTATCAAGAAGCAGGCACTCCTTTGAATTGAAGACGCGATTGATAGCGGATTGAAACACGCCGCCGCAGTCGATGTAGTGCAACATTCGGAGTTGCCTTTGAATTGAAGACGCGATTGATAGCGGATTGAAACGGAAAGCGAAAGCAGAAGTACGAGCGCAAAAGCACTTACTTTGAATTGAAGACGCGATTGATAGCGGATTGAAACTTAGACTATTTTTATAGCTCTGTCCAAGAGCTTTTTCTTTGAATTGAAGACGCGATTGATAGCGGATTGAAACTCGTTTCCCACCTGAAGTGGCCAAAAGAGATAGGACTTTGAATTGAAGACGCGATTGATAGCGGATTGAAACACGACGAAACGTTGTGTCTCGGGTTGAAGCTGTTGGCTTTGAATTGAAGACGCGATTGATAGCGGATTGAAACATCGTGCCCGACGGTTGTAGGCGAAGTTTATCTCGTAGTCTTTGAATTGAAGACGCGATTGATAGCGGATTGAAACAAGCCCTTGCCGCTGCGCTCCCACAGCTCGCCGTTGTCCTTTGAATTGAAGACGCGATTGATAGCGGATTGAAACCGTCGTAATCCAGACGTGCAGTCCGTAGATGGCCTGCTTTGAATTGAAGACGCGATTGATAGCGGATTGAAACGCGCGGGTAGCCCCATCATCGACGGTCTTTACTGTACTTTGAATTGAAGACGCGATTGATAGCGGATTGAAACGTTGAAAGCCGCGGGGAGACTATCGTACTTCTTCTCCTTTGAATTGAAGACGCGATTGATAGCGGATTGAAACGCGTCCCCTGGGTCGAGGAGTTGAATGTGACCACCGGCTTTGAATTGAAGACGCGATTGATAGCGGATTGAAACACAATGTCCCTTCATTCAAGTTGGAGTTTGTTTTAGACTTTGAATTGAAGACGCGATTGATAGCGGATTGAAACTCAAGCCGCCCGAGAAGTCCCGTACGCGACAAGCTCTCTTTGAATTGAAGACGCGATTGATAGCGGATTGAAACACCGGCGTGTGATTGATTTCGAACCCACCGGGGTGACTTTGAATTGAAGACGCGATTGATAGCGGATTGAAACATAACGATTGCGGGGATGAGGCCACGGACGGTTTCGCTTTGAATTGAAGACGCGATTGATAGCGGATTGAAACCCGAGTTGATCTGCAAATCTCGTCGGAACTGATGCTCTTTGAATTGAAGACGCGATTGATAGCGGATTGAAACGAATTTTCAGGCCTTCCACGCCCATGCCTTGAAAGCTCTTTGAATTGAAGACGCGATTGATAGCGGATTGAAACTCAAGAATGACCCACATAGATAGGGCAATGCTTTGCTTTGAATTGAAGACGCGATTGATAGCGGATTGAAACCGGTCGAGTTCTCGATCAACACCGTCAGTGACGGGTCCTTTGAATTGAAGACGCGATTGATAGCGGATTGAAACATGAACGCGACGCTGACAGTCAAACCAGACAGCAAAATCTTTGAATTGAAGACGCGATTGATAGCGGATTGAAACCTGGATGGGCGCGAGTACCCGAAGTGGGACCAGACCCTTTGAATTGAAGACGCGATTGATAGCGGATTGAAACGATAATCTCTCAACCTAGCCAAGGCCCCCTCAAAAAACTTTGAATTGAAGACGCGATTGATAGCGGATTGAAACCATCTTGTCCGTGCCGTCGGTGCCGCTGTTGTGGTGATTCTTTGAATTGAAGACGCGATTGATAGCGGATTGAAACAAAATTCGTATTGATTTCCCTAGGCCACTCATTTCCTTTGAATTGAAGACGCGATTGATAGCGGATTGAAACGCCTTCCTCACTGAGCTTTGCAAGTTCAGTTGGAGAGCTTTGAATTGAAGACGCGATTGATAGCGGATTGAAACGTAGAAGAAGGGGGGTGTGCCGGTTGGCAGTAATATCCTTTGAATTGAAGACGCGATTGATAGCGGATTGAAACGCGAGTAAAGTTGATGCGAACGCCAGCAAACGTGCTCTTTGAATTGAAGACGCGATTGATAGCGGATTGAAACGTAGGCGACAGTTTCCTCCTGCAACAGTTCTTTGAGCTTTGAATTGAAGACGCGATTGATAGCGGATTGAAACTGATGACATAACGTCAACTCGCACCTTGCTGAAGCCCTTTGAATTGAAGACGCGATTGATAGCGGATTGAAACGTGATGATTGCTTTTAGAGAAGCATATCTCCCTCTCTTTGAATTGAAGACGCGATTGATAGCGGATTGAAACCCACGTAGACCTGTCCCGGCAGTTTCAAGGCAGCTGTCTTTG encodes the following:
- a CDS encoding reverse transcriptase domain-containing protein; translation: MMNDPIIRNVTKNLMPSSLLRQIAARPALYQAWRKVKANRGAAGIDAVGVHAFERDLDANLAELSRNLLDGTYEPLPSRYVQIPKDNGKARELAIPTVRDRVAQRAVLDRIEPLFEPQMLDCSFAFRAGRSAEMAVQRIVVARAQGRRWTVDADIQDFFPSINHQLLLEDLAAVIDTEDVRHLIKLWLDAGALDGARPTAGFLARWRATLTDAHLAVREAMNGMFKDLLSQKLGVDGDALSANAFTDEALLEEDAVSGEMASAKPSPGKAAVRRLVQDGLLLAIAERAALRGLLSAKGLGLGGAAVALALATPPVVRKLREMASPKTGALQGAPLSPLLSNVYLTAFDRALVARGHKLIRYCDDFVIPCASESEARQAFGDAREALKAKRLQLHSEKSRLVSPTEGFIFLGYEFTTAGRVVPPPNIPEVVARRVVEFTDQTMKRFAGKASRVAVQTESRARSAFGQIKERLKKGRP
- the cas2 gene encoding CRISPR-associated endonuclease Cas2: MTKIVIMYDISDDRTRTKLFKLLKRYGEPVQLSIFEAIISEAQFAEMRGEVARVIGSDAAQVRYYEICQTCDRGIVIFGQARTTVLSAVYIA